In Candidatus Methylomirabilota bacterium, the genomic window TGCTCTTCGGCACCGACATGCCCTTCGACCCCGAGAAGGGGCCCGGCTTCATCCGGGACACCATCGCGGCGATGGAGCGGATGCGCGCCAGCGCCGAGGACAAGGCGAAGATCTACGCGGGCAACGCGCAGCGCCTGCTGCGGCTACGGCTCAAGCGTACTTGAAGTTGGAGGGGGCACGAGACGCGCCCCCTCCAAACCTCCCCATTCACCCGGGTGCCACCGCGCGCGGCGTATCACGCGCGTTCGACGACGTAGAGGTGGGGGAGCATGTCCACGTAGATGTTGCCCTCCACCGCGTACTGGCCCTGGCGGGTCTTCTGCAGGCCGCGAATCCAGGGCTTGAGCGCAGCGTAGCGGACGACCCACGCGACGGGCACGTACGCCACCTCCCGCTGGAGGATCTCCTCGGCCTTGAGATAGTGCTGTAGCCGCTTGTCCGGATCGCGGGTGTCACGGCCCAGCTCCAGCTCGCGGTCGAACTCGTCGTTGCTCCACGCCTGACGCTTGCCCGTCGTGCGCTTGCCGTAGAAGGTGTCGAAGTACTCGTTGTGGGGATCCGGGTAGTCCATGAACCAGCGGATCCACACGAGCTGGAACTCGTGCTTCCACAGGCGCTCGCGGAACACGCGCGGGTCGAGGACCTGCAGCTCGGTGTGCATGTTGAGGTGCTCGAGCAACACGGCCTGGACCGCCTGGGCCAGCGGTCGGGAGCCGCGGGCCTCGTCCTGCATGGTCAGGGTGATCCGGGGCCAGTTGCGGCCACCCTGGAAGGGCGTCCCCTCGAGCTGGGCCAGGGCCAGCTTGGGATCGAAGCGTTGCAGCGCCTTGATCCGGGGATCGGCGGTGGCCCCGGGGAACCCCGGGGGAATCATGGCGTGGGCGGGCATGGCGAAGCCCTGGGCCACCTTCACCAGGTTGTCGCGATCGACGGCGTGAGCGACGGCTCGTCGCACCTTGACGTTGTCGAAGGGCGGCCGGGTGACCTGGGGGATCAGATACCAGGTCCCGGGAAAGGGATACCGGAAGACCTCGCCGGCCGTCCGGGCGTTGGCCTGCAGGCGCTTGAGATCGCTCGGTTGGAGCGATGTCATGTCGATCTCGTTGTTCTCGTAGGGCAACGCGCCGGCGGCGGTGGGGATGATCGGAATGACGACCTTCTGCAGCGTGACGCTCCGGGATCCGTAGAAGTGCGGGTTCGGGCCGAGCACCATGACCCGGTTGTGCTCCCACCGCTCCAGCACGAACGGCCCGTTGCCGACGATGGTCGACGCCTCTGTCCACCGGTCGCCGTGCCGCTCGACGGCCCGGCGGTGAGCCGGCAGGGCGGCCAGGAAGGCGGCGAGGATGGGGAAATAGGCGCGGGGGCCCTCCAGCGTCACCTCCAGGGTCCAGGCGTCGCGGGCGCGGACGCCGACGGCGGCGGCGGCGGCGCGCTTCTTGTTGAACGCTTCCCCGTTCTTGAGGTCGTAGAAGAACGTGGCGTAGGGCGAGACCGTGGCCGGGTCCAGCTGCCGCTTCCAGGACCACTCGAAATCCCGCGCCGTGCACGGCGTGCCGTCCGACCACCGGGAGTCCCGCCTGAGCGTGAACACCCACTGCGCGCCGTCGTGCCGGGGCGTGACCTTCGTCGCCAGATCGGCCACGGGCTGATGGTCGGCGTTGAACTTCAGCAGGCCGGCGAAGAGCGCGGGCACGCCGTTGCAGAACATGTCCTTGTTGAAGTCGTGGCTGGTGGGGTCGCTGGACCACCAGCCGCCGCCGCCGTACCGGAAGACCTGCTCGCGGGCTAGCCGCTCGCCAGGCGCCAGCCGGGGCGCCGTCGCCCCCTCGGCCGGCCGCACCAGCGGTCCCGCCCCCGTGAGGGCGGCGGCCAGGGCCAGGAGCTCGCGTCGGCCCACGCGGATCGTGGCCAGGCGCTCGGCGAGCAGATCGAGCTGGCGATCGTCGAGAGGCGGTCGCCGTCGGGTCATCGGGCTCATTGTACCGGGGTCCGCGAGGCCGCCTCGGACCGCGGGTGGCCTGCTCCAGGTGCTCGGGGCTTCATTGTAGCCTCGGATCGAGCGCGTCCCGTACGCCGTCGCCGAGGAAGGTGAAGGCCAGCATGGTCACGGCGATGGCGATGGACGGGAACACGCACAGGTGCCAGGCCGACCGCAGATACTGCTGACCCTCGCCGACCATCTGACCCCAGGATGGCGTCGGAGGGTTGATGCCGACACCGATGAAGCTGAGCGCGGCTTCGGTGAAGATCGCCTCGGGGATGCCCAGGGCGACCACCACGACGATGGGAGTCAGCGCGTTGGGCAAGACGTGGCGCAGGAGCCGGCGGCCGCCCCCCACGCCGAGCGCGCGCGCGGCCTCGACGAACTCACGCTGCTTGAGGGCCAGCACCTGAGCCCGCGTCTGCCGGGCGATGCCCACCCAGCCGGTGAGCCCGATGGCGATGAAGATGTTGGCGAGCCCCGCTCCCAGCATGGACATGACCAGGATCACGAACAGCAGCCGGGGGAAGGCGTACATGACGTCGATGAACCGGGTGAGCAACGCGTCCGTGCGCCCGCCCGCGTAGCCGGCCAGCGCGCCGACGGGCACGCCGATGAGCACCACGATGAGCTGGGCGCCCAGTCCCACCAGCATCGAGATGCGCGCGCCGTGGATCAGCCGAGACAGCAGGTCGCGCCCGACCTGATCGGTCCCCAGCCAGTGCTGGGCGGACGGCCCCTCGGCCAGCCGGTCGAAGTTGGTCTTGGTGTAGGGGTACGGCGCGAGCGCGTCGGCGAACAGCGCGAGCAGGCCCATCACGACCACGACGACGCCGGCCGCCACGGCCAGCTTGTTGCGCCCGAGCCTCCGGAGCGCGTCGCGGGTGAGCCCGGCGGTCATCCCGCCGCGGGCTCGCTGCCCAGCCGGATTCGCGGGTCCAGCACGCCGTAGAGCAGGTCCACGACGAGGTTCATGACGGCCAGGAACGCCCCGTAGACCAGCACCACTGCCATGATCATCGGGTAATCGCGGCCGGTCATCGACTCCACGAAGAACCGGCCCAGGCCGGGCACGCGGAAGACCGCCTCCACGAAGAACGAGCCGGTGCCGATGGCGGCGAACATCGGCCCCAGCAGCGTGACGATGGGGACCAGCGCGTTCTTGAGCGCGTGCTTGAAGATCACGCGTCCCTCGGCCAGGCCCTTGGCGCGCGCGGTCTGCATGTAGTCGGCGCGGATGACCTCCAGCATGCTGGCCCGGGTGAAGCGGGCGACGACGCCCATCGGAGCCGCGGCGAGGGTGAGCGTGGGCAGCACCCACGTCCGCGGCGAGTCCCAGCCCCCGGTGGGGAAGAGCGGGACGACGAAGGCGAAGAGCACGATCAGGAAGACGGCCAGCACGAAGTTCGGGATGGCCAGCCCGGCTGTCGCCACCGTGACCGAGACGTAGTCCCACACCCGGTTCTGGTGCACGGCGGCGAGGATCCCCAGCGCCAGACCGCCGGCCACGGCCAGGGCGAAGGCCAGGCTGCCCAGCAGCAGCGAGACGGGAAAGGCGCCGGCGATGATCTCGCGCACGCTGCGGGTGCGGTACACGAAGGACTGACCGAAGTCGCCCTGCGCCGCCTTGACCACGAAGATCGCGAACTGCTCGTGGAGCGGGCGGTGCAGGCCGTACGCGGCGGCCAGCCGCTGCTGGGCCTCGGGGGACAGCGGGTTGGCGCCCTCGGACACCGGGTCGAGCGGGCTGCCCGGCGTCGCGTGCATCACGAGAAACGTCACCAGCGCCATGGCCAGGAGCGTGGGGACGAGCCAGAAGACGCGGCGCAGGACGTACGTCAGCACGGGGAGGCTTCGCGATACAAGTCTGCGGCAGTATTGGGGGCCGGCGACGCCAATGTCAAGTTTGCGCGGGAGGCTGGCGCCGTCCGCCGAGGCCTCCTACAATACCGGGCAGGCGGACCGCGAGCTCCGCCCGAGGAGGCCCGGGAGCGATGCGCAAGCGAGCGTCCGTGGAGAGCGTGGCCGAGGCGTATCTGGAGCTCCTGGCCGCCCGGCGCGTCGACTACTTCTTCGGCAATGCCGGCACCGACTTCGCCCCGCTCATCGAGGCCTACGCCAAGCGCGAGGCCCAGGGGCAGATCGTGCCGCGGCCCATCACCGTGCCCCACGAGATCCCCGCGGTGGCCATGGCCCACGGCTACGCCATGGTGACGGGACGGCCCCAGGTGGTGATGGTCCACGTGACGGTGGGCACGGCCAACGCGCTCAGCGGGCTCATCAACGCCGCGCGCAGCCGCGTGCCGATCCTCATGACGGCGGGGCGCACGCCGATCACCGAGGGCGGCGTGCCCGGCGCCCGCAATCGTCACATCCACTGGGCCCAGGAGTCGTTCGATCAGGCGGGCATGGTGCGCGAGTACGTGAAGTGGGACTACGAGCTGCGCACGGGCAGTCAGGTCGAGACGGTGGTGGACCGCGCGCTGGCCATCGCCCAGAGCGCCCCGGCCGGCCCGGTCTACCTCACCCTGCCGCGCGAGGTGCTGGCCGAGCGCCTGCCCGACCTCGAATACTTCGATCCCTCCCGTCTGGCCCCGGCCGCGGCCCAGGTCGCTGACCCGGCCGCCGTCGAGGAGGCGGCGCGCTTGCTCGCGGCCGCGCGCAATCCGATCGCGATCGTGAAGCAGTCGGGTCGCGATCCCGCCTCGGTGGCACCCCTGGTGGCGCTGGCCGAGGCCGCCGGCCTGCCGGTCTTCGAGCAGTTCTGCACTCACCTGTGCTTCCCGCAGACGCATCCGCTCTTCGCCGGCGGCGACCCGTCGCCCCATCTCGCTCAGGCCGATCTCATCGTGGTCATCGAGGCGGACGCTCCGTGGTTCCCGGACCTCAAGGCGCCCCGCCCGGAGACGCCGGTGATCCAGGTGGGCGAGGACCCACTCTTCGCCCGGTACCCGATCCGCGGCTTCGCGACGGACGTGACGCTGGCCGGAGCGCCCCGGCTGACGCTGCCGGCATTGACCCAGGCCGTGCAGCGGGCCGGGATCGACCGGGGGCTCGTCGCCGAACGCCGCGCACGATGGTCGGCCGAGCACGACCGGATGACCGCGGCCGCGCGGGCGCGCGCCGAAAGCGTGCGCAACGATCGGCCCATCGACATGGCGTGGCTCTCCCGCTGCCTCGCCGATCTCGTCGACGAGCGGACGCTCGTCGTCAACGAGTACGACCTGGATCTGGCCCAGACCCGGCTGGACCGGCCGGGCTCGTACTTCAGCCAGTCGCCGGCCTCCGGCCTGGGCTGGGCGCTCGGCGCCGCGCTGGGCGCGAAGCTGGCCGCGCCGGAGCACACGGTCATCTGCTGTGTCGGCGATGGCGCCTACCTGTTCGCCGCGCCCACCGCCGCGCACTGGGTGTCCCGCGCCTACAACCTGCCCGCGCTCTTCGTGATCTTCAACAATCGCGCCTGGAACGCCGTGAAGCGGGCCGTGTCGTCGCATGCCCCCCAGGGCTGGGCGGTGCGGACGGCCTCGATGCCGATGAGCGAGCTGGATCCGGCGCCCGACTACGAGCAGATCTGCCGGGCCTGCGGAGGGTGGGGCGAGCGCGTGGAGGATCCCGCCGCGCTGCCCGAGGCGCTGGCGCGGGCGCTGACGGTCGTGCGTGAGGAGCGTCGGCAGGCGCTGCTCAACGTGATCTGCAAGAAGCCGTGAAGGCGCCGGAGGCGACGTGATGGAGCTCGTGGGCCGCATGATGGATGGCTCCATTCCCTATAGCGTCAAGGGGGTGCTGAGGAAGGCCGGCCTCTTCCGGGGCAACCTCGGCCAGGACGCCAAGATCGAGCAGCTCAGCCGCCTGCCCTTGTTCGAGGGCTGCAGCCAGCGCCAGCTCCGTGCAGTCGCCCGGATCACCGAGGTCCGCGAGCTTCCCGAGGGCAGCGTCCTGGCCCGGACTGGCGACCCCGGTCACGAGTTCTTCCTGATCCTCGACGGCCGTGTGCGCATCGACGTCTCGCCTCGCAAGCGTGCCCGGCTGGGTCCGGGCGAGTTCTTCGGCGAGATGAGCCTGCTCGATGGCGGCCCGCGCTCGGCCACGGCGGTGGCCGAGACCGGTGTGCGGCTGCTCGTCATCAACCGCCGCGACTTCTCGCTGCTGCTGTCGAAGGTGCCGGACCTGACCCGGCACCTGCTGGTGGTCCTGTCCCGCCGGCTTCGCCAGGCCGATCAGGCGCGCAACGGCTGACCCGCCATCCTCTCGCCAGTCACGCTGGAAGGACGGTACGTCCGTCTCGAGCCTCTGTCCGCCGCGCATGTCCCGGCGCTGGTAGCGATCGCGAAGGGGCCGCGCGTGACCTTCACGCTGACCTCTGTCGCTGCCGATGAGCCGGCCATGCGGCGCTACGTGGAAAGCGCTCTGGCCGATCGAGACGCTGGCCGAGCTCTGCCGTTTGCGATCGTCGATCGACGCGCGGACCGCGTCGTCGGCTCCACCCGGTTCGGCAACATCGAGTTCTGGCCGTGGCCGCCCGGTAACCCTCACCAGCGCGGGGAGGACCTTCCCGACGTCGTGGAGATCGGCTGGACCTGGCTCGCCCCGGAGGTTCAGCGGACGGGCATCAATACCGAGGCCAAGCTCCTCATGCTCACGCAGGCCTTCGAGCGCTGGCGCGTGCACCGAGTGAGCCTCATGACGCACGCGCGCAACACGCGATCGCGTAACGCGATCCTGCGCCTGGGCGCCCGCTTCGACGGCGTCCTGCGCGCCGCGCGCATGGCTGCCGATGGCGGCATTCGCGACACGGCAGCCTACTCCATCCTCGCCCAGGAGTGGCCCGAGGTGAAGGAGGGACTCCTGGCCCGTCTTCGCTGAACGGCTGCGTCAGCGGGAGGTTCTGGGCCCCATACCTCCTTGGCACCACTGATGCTGACGGTGCCGAGAGCGGATGACGTGTGAAGAAGGCGGCCAGCCCCTCAGCCATGCCGTGCGGATTCTGCACCTGCAGCAGATGCGTCGCGGCGGGAAGCACAAAGGGCTCGACGTTGGGCAACCAAGAGAGCAGCAGTTCCTGTCGCTCTACCCAGATGGGATCTAGTTCCTGACTTCTCTCGCCTGTGACAGCAAGGACCGGCTGGGATATGCCACGCGCATCCTCCCGTGTGAAGGACCACTGTTGCAGGGCCGGTAATTCCTGGCTGGGGAAGGTGCACTCGGCACTGAATACAGGGCCGGTTCCAGGATGGCGAGGGAGTGCACGGCTGCCTCATCCTGCAAAGGCTCGAGTTCGATACCCTCGAGGGCCGCCCGATCCATGTCACAGGAAGCGGCGGCGCTGGCGCTCGTCGGGCGGCTCCAGGTCCAGCGCGGCCAGCTTGCGGTCGACGTACGCCTTGTAGGCGTCACGGATCTCGGCGTTGCCGACGGACTTCAGGCCCCACTCGATGAACCGCGGCACGTTGGGGGAGTCCGACCGGCCGAACATGTCGAGGGCCGCCGGATACCACTTGTCGAGCAGGGCCCGGGCCAGGGCTCGGCCGCCCGGGCGGGCGCAGGCCTCTTGCAGGAAGTAGTAGCCCATCTCGGAGTGCCCCAGCTCGTCTCGCTCCACCGTGGCCGCCATCTTCTGCAGGGGCACGTAGGACGACTCTCGCCAGTCGCGCGCGTGAAAGGCGCCGTTGAGGTCGACGAAGAAGTGGAAGAAGGCGTCGTCCACCCACGTCTCCCGCGGCAGGTGAAAGGCGTAGTGGGCGTAGGGGACATCGCGCAGCGCGAAGTCCGGCTCGAGCCCCACGGCCAGCCGGTGAAACATGATGGCGTGCTTGAGCTCCTCGGCCAGGTACTCGGCCTTGAGCAGCTTCATGTGCGAGTTGGGGAAGAGCGCCTCGGCGAGGTCCAGGCAGGTGGCCATGAATCCCAGGAACGACTTGTTGCCGGCCCGCTCACCCTCGTGACGCAGCATCCTGATCAGCAGCGCCTTGTAGTCCTCGGGCAGTGGGTCCCCCTCGTCGAACTGGTGCCGCGGCCGGCCGGCCGGCGGGGTGAAGCGGGGCAGGGGATCGCCCTCGGCATAGGCCTTGCGCCAGAACGGCCACCGGCCGGTCCCGCCACCGGCCTCGCGGTCGGCGATGACGTCCATCTCGCTCATCCCCGGCCTCCTTGATCCGCCGTGGGGGCGGCTTCCCCCGGCGCCGGCGGTCCAATCATGCCCGGATACCGCGCCTGGCTCCGGCGCCACCGCTCGGGATCCAGACGACGCGTCGCCTCGCGCTGGTGGCCGCACGGACAGCCCAGCAGCCCCGCCGCATAGAGGTCGAACTGCGCGTCGACGAGCTCGCCGGCCTGGCCGGGCAGGAGCCGATCTCCCACGTTGCCGGTCATGCGCCCGCAACCGGCGCAGAGCAGCCGGTAATACGTGCCATACGTAGCCGGCTGATCGAGCGTGATCCCGACCGCCGCATAGGCCCGCCGGATTTCCTCGACGATCTCGTTCACA contains:
- a CDS encoding thiamine pyrophosphate-requiring protein, which produces MRKRASVESVAEAYLELLAARRVDYFFGNAGTDFAPLIEAYAKREAQGQIVPRPITVPHEIPAVAMAHGYAMVTGRPQVVMVHVTVGTANALSGLINAARSRVPILMTAGRTPITEGGVPGARNRHIHWAQESFDQAGMVREYVKWDYELRTGSQVETVVDRALAIAQSAPAGPVYLTLPREVLAERLPDLEYFDPSRLAPAAAQVADPAAVEEAARLLAAARNPIAIVKQSGRDPASVAPLVALAEAAGLPVFEQFCTHLCFPQTHPLFAGGDPSPHLAQADLIVVIEADAPWFPDLKAPRPETPVIQVGEDPLFARYPIRGFATDVTLAGAPRLTLPALTQAVQRAGIDRGLVAERRARWSAEHDRMTAAARARAESVRNDRPIDMAWLSRCLADLVDERTLVVNEYDLDLAQTRLDRPGSYFSQSPASGLGWALGAALGAKLAAPEHTVICCVGDGAYLFAAPTAAHWVSRAYNLPALFVIFNNRAWNAVKRAVSSHAPQGWAVRTASMPMSELDPAPDYEQICRACGGWGERVEDPAALPEALARALTVVREERRQALLNVICKKP
- a CDS encoding ABC transporter permease — translated: MTAGLTRDALRRLGRNKLAVAAGVVVVVMGLLALFADALAPYPYTKTNFDRLAEGPSAQHWLGTDQVGRDLLSRLIHGARISMLVGLGAQLIVVLIGVPVGALAGYAGGRTDALLTRFIDVMYAFPRLLFVILVMSMLGAGLANIFIAIGLTGWVGIARQTRAQVLALKQREFVEAARALGVGGGRRLLRHVLPNALTPIVVVVALGIPEAIFTEAALSFIGVGINPPTPSWGQMVGEGQQYLRSAWHLCVFPSIAIAVTMLAFTFLGDGVRDALDPRLQ
- a CDS encoding cyclic nucleotide-binding domain-containing protein, with translation MELVGRMMDGSIPYSVKGVLRKAGLFRGNLGQDAKIEQLSRLPLFEGCSQRQLRAVARITEVRELPEGSVLARTGDPGHEFFLILDGRVRIDVSPRKRARLGPGEFFGEMSLLDGGPRSATAVAETGVRLLVINRRDFSLLLSKVPDLTRHLLVVLSRRLRQADQARNG
- a CDS encoding peptide ABC transporter substrate-binding protein, whose protein sequence is MTRRRPPLDDRQLDLLAERLATIRVGRRELLALAAALTGAGPLVRPAEGATAPRLAPGERLAREQVFRYGGGGWWSSDPTSHDFNKDMFCNGVPALFAGLLKFNADHQPVADLATKVTPRHDGAQWVFTLRRDSRWSDGTPCTARDFEWSWKRQLDPATVSPYATFFYDLKNGEAFNKKRAAAAAVGVRARDAWTLEVTLEGPRAYFPILAAFLAALPAHRRAVERHGDRWTEASTIVGNGPFVLERWEHNRVMVLGPNPHFYGSRSVTLQKVVIPIIPTAAGALPYENNEIDMTSLQPSDLKRLQANARTAGEVFRYPFPGTWYLIPQVTRPPFDNVKVRRAVAHAVDRDNLVKVAQGFAMPAHAMIPPGFPGATADPRIKALQRFDPKLALAQLEGTPFQGGRNWPRITLTMQDEARGSRPLAQAVQAVLLEHLNMHTELQVLDPRVFRERLWKHEFQLVWIRWFMDYPDPHNEYFDTFYGKRTTGKRQAWSNDEFDRELELGRDTRDPDKRLQHYLKAEEILQREVAYVPVAWVVRYAALKPWIRGLQKTRQGQYAVEGNIYVDMLPHLYVVERA
- a CDS encoding ABC transporter permease, which translates into the protein MLTYVLRRVFWLVPTLLAMALVTFLVMHATPGSPLDPVSEGANPLSPEAQQRLAAAYGLHRPLHEQFAIFVVKAAQGDFGQSFVYRTRSVREIIAGAFPVSLLLGSLAFALAVAGGLALGILAAVHQNRVWDYVSVTVATAGLAIPNFVLAVFLIVLFAFVVPLFPTGGWDSPRTWVLPTLTLAAAPMGVVARFTRASMLEVIRADYMQTARAKGLAEGRVIFKHALKNALVPIVTLLGPMFAAIGTGSFFVEAVFRVPGLGRFFVESMTGRDYPMIMAVVLVYGAFLAVMNLVVDLLYGVLDPRIRLGSEPAAG
- a CDS encoding GNAT family protein — translated: MSAAHVPALVAIAKGPRVTFTLTSVAADEPAMRRYVESALADRDAGRALPFAIVDRRADRVVGSTRFGNIEFWPWPPGNPHQRGEDLPDVVEIGWTWLAPEVQRTGINTEAKLLMLTQAFERWRVHRVSLMTHARNTRSRNAILRLGARFDGVLRAARMAADGGIRDTAAYSILAQEWPEVKEGLLARLR
- a CDS encoding Phenylacetic acid catabolic protein is translated as MSEMDVIADREAGGGTGRWPFWRKAYAEGDPLPRFTPPAGRPRHQFDEGDPLPEDYKALLIRMLRHEGERAGNKSFLGFMATCLDLAEALFPNSHMKLLKAEYLAEELKHAIMFHRLAVGLEPDFALRDVPYAHYAFHLPRETWVDDAFFHFFVDLNGAFHARDWRESSYVPLQKMAATVERDELGHSEMGYYFLQEACARPGGRALARALLDKWYPAALDMFGRSDSPNVPRFIEWGLKSVGNAEIRDAYKAYVDRKLAALDLEPPDERQRRRFL